In the Fibrobacterota bacterium genome, ATCGCGGCTTTTGCATCGCGCCCAGTGGCTCTCGAATACCGAGAGGGAATCGTAGCCGCCCAGAGCGCGGCGCAAATCGCTCGTGAACAGGCGCGCCTTCATCTCCGGGAGGAAATGGGACATGGAGGTGAAATACCCTTGCAACGGCGAATAGGAGAGGTTGCGCAGCAGGGTCTTGGCGCGCAAGGGTTGCGGGAGCCAATCGGCTTTGGGATAGACGGCGCCGAGCAGGCCGAACAGGGGCCGGCGCAGAAAGTCGGGCAACAGCGCGCGCGCGCGGTTCTCCACCCGGTCGAAATAATAGCGGCGATAGCCGGCGAAGTTCTCGTCGCCGCCGTCGCCGGAAAGGGCCACCGCCACCCTTCGCCGCGCCATCTGGCATACGTAATAGGTGGGGATCATGGACGAATCCGCGAAGGGCTCGTCGTAATGCCATGCCAGCTTTTCCATGGCCTCCACGGCATCCGCTTCCACGCGGAACTCCTGATGATCGGCCTTGTAGAACGCCGCCGTCTCCGCCGCGTACCGGCTTTCATCGAAGTCCCGGTTGCCGAAGCCGATGGTATTGCTCAGCACCGGCCGTTTGGACATTTTCGCCATCAACGCCATCACGGCGGCCGAGTCCACGCCTCCGCTCAGGAAGGCGCCCAATGGGACGTCGCTTTCCATATGCGAGCCTACGCAGTCCTCCAGGCAGGCCAGCAGTTCCTCGCGGGCATGCGCGATATCCTTTTCCGATCCGCCTTCGTCCCCGGCTTCGAAATGCACGTCCCAATAAGGCTGGATCACCGGTTCGCCGCCCGGCGCGGCCTTGAGCCAATGGCCCGGCGGCAGCTTACGGATGCGCTTGAAAATGGATTTGGGGGAAGGCACGTACATCAAGGAGAAATAGTCCGAGAGCGCTTCCAAATCCATTTCGCGGCCGAAGCCGGGGAAATCCAGGATGGCCTTGCATTCGG is a window encoding:
- the asnB gene encoding asparagine synthase (glutamine-hydrolyzing) codes for the protein MCGLVGLIGTHRVPNLAEVIAGMNQTLHHRGPDQTGVFVHPDGKAALAHKRLSILDLINGIQPMTDAEGLFTLVFNGEIYNHGELKAELAAKGHPVHTRSDTETLLYAYKEWGAGCLPKLRGMFAFAVYDHRDGSVFLARDRLGIKPMYYGRHGNHLIFASECKAILDFPGFGREMDLEALSDYFSLMYVPSPKSIFKRIRKLPPGHWLKAAPGGEPVIQPYWDVHFEAGDEGGSEKDIAHAREELLACLEDCVGSHMESDVPLGAFLSGGVDSAAVMALMAKMSKRPVLSNTIGFGNRDFDESRYAAETAAFYKADHQEFRVEADAVEAMEKLAWHYDEPFADSSMIPTYYVCQMARRRVAVALSGDGGDENFAGYRRYYFDRVENRARALLPDFLRRPLFGLLGAVYPKADWLPQPLRAKTLLRNLSYSPLQGYFTSMSHFLPEMKARLFTSDLRRALGGYDSLSVFESHWARCKSRDPLSRIQYLDFKTYLTDDILVKVDRASMAHSLEVRVPLLDHKLVELAAKMPSGWKLRDKTSKFIFKQTVEPLLPPGTLTRRKSGFSAPIGHWFRNELRQYGQERLLGNPALAQAGLDTDYVRKLWEQHQSGLKNHDFPLFAMLSFVLWHSKFMERK